One genomic segment of Dysosmobacter sp. Marseille-Q4140 includes these proteins:
- a CDS encoding TRAP transporter small permease: MKQHGPKYIWDHFEETIAAIIILIMAIINFMNVVGRFALKHSLAWADELTLLLFLWATMMGAAIAFKRGSHFNMGLLSESGGKTRHIILATAVLIFNVLFSVLVMVTGVKMMLNQISFNGILPTLHIPQAIQGAAVPVGAFFMIIRSVEGFLETLKKERQSEV; this comes from the coding sequence GTGAAACAACACGGTCCGAAATACATATGGGATCACTTTGAGGAAACGATCGCCGCGATCATCATTTTGATCATGGCCATCATCAATTTCATGAACGTTGTGGGCAGATTCGCCCTGAAACATTCTCTGGCCTGGGCAGACGAACTGACCCTGCTCCTGTTCCTGTGGGCCACCATGATGGGCGCCGCCATTGCCTTCAAGCGGGGAAGCCATTTCAACATGGGCCTGCTCTCGGAGTCCGGCGGAAAAACGCGGCACATCATACTGGCCACGGCGGTCCTGATCTTTAATGTCCTGTTCAGCGTGCTGGTCATGGTCACCGGTGTGAAGATGATGCTCAACCAGATTTCTTTCAACGGCATTCTGCCCACGCTCCACATTCCCCAGGCGATCCAGGGAGCGGCCGTCCCCGTCGGTGCATTTTTTATGATCATTCGCTCTGTTGAGGGCTTTTTGGAAACTCTGAAGAAAGAGAGGCAGAGTGAAGTATGA
- a CDS encoding TRAP transporter large permease yields MSGILLFGSFAVLLVLGVPICVSLGLSSVVGLLASGFDLGMLPDTIYASVCKYALLAVPFFVLAGAIMEYAGISEKLIRFADTCVGHRKSGLITVVVVTSCFFAAISGSGAAAVAALGGILIPAMADAKYDKGMSTVLVSASGAIGIIIPPSIGYVVYASIVNVSVSDLFLAGIIPGILLGISYIVVAVWMSRGNHEIIHREPASGKERWAAFKDAIWGLLMPVIILGGIYGGIFTPTEAAAVAVIYGLIVGIFIYRKITMKNILTVLRSAAVSSATVMYVVACASVFAWILTTSHVATDLSNAMLAISGNKVVLLLLVNVVFLIAGCFLDGSSAYYIFMPVVLPILQALNVDLVQAGVFITVNLAIGLVTPPIGINLYVGAGIAGVSVSSLVKKVGPFVIGGAIILLLLTFIPQLSVGILHLF; encoded by the coding sequence ATGAGTGGAATTTTGCTGTTCGGCTCTTTTGCCGTGCTGCTGGTACTGGGTGTGCCCATCTGCGTTTCCCTGGGCCTTTCTTCCGTTGTGGGGCTGCTGGCCAGCGGCTTTGATCTGGGCATGCTCCCGGACACGATCTATGCCTCCGTCTGCAAGTATGCTCTTCTGGCGGTGCCCTTCTTTGTCCTGGCCGGCGCCATCATGGAGTATGCCGGCATTTCTGAAAAGCTGATCCGCTTCGCGGATACCTGCGTGGGACACCGCAAAAGCGGCCTGATCACGGTGGTCGTGGTGACGTCCTGCTTCTTCGCGGCCATCTCCGGTTCCGGCGCGGCCGCCGTGGCCGCTCTGGGCGGAATCCTGATCCCGGCCATGGCCGACGCCAAGTATGACAAGGGGATGTCCACCGTCCTGGTGAGCGCTTCCGGCGCCATCGGCATCATCATCCCTCCCAGCATCGGCTATGTGGTATACGCCTCCATCGTGAACGTCTCCGTCAGCGACCTGTTCCTGGCTGGCATCATCCCCGGCATTCTGCTGGGCATCTCCTATATCGTGGTGGCAGTGTGGATGTCCCGCGGCAATCACGAGATCATCCACCGGGAGCCCGCCAGCGGCAAGGAGAGATGGGCCGCGTTCAAGGACGCGATCTGGGGCCTGCTGATGCCCGTCATTATTCTGGGCGGCATCTACGGCGGTATCTTCACCCCGACGGAGGCTGCGGCCGTGGCCGTCATTTACGGCCTGATCGTGGGCATTTTCATCTATCGGAAGATCACGATGAAGAACATCCTGACCGTGCTGCGGAGCGCCGCGGTCTCTTCCGCCACGGTCATGTACGTGGTCGCCTGCGCCTCTGTATTCGCCTGGATCCTGACCACCTCTCATGTGGCTACGGACCTCTCCAACGCCATGCTGGCCATCTCCGGCAACAAGGTGGTGCTGCTCCTGCTGGTGAACGTGGTCTTTCTGATCGCCGGCTGCTTCCTGGACGGCAGCTCTGCATATTACATCTTCATGCCCGTGGTGCTCCCCATTTTGCAGGCACTGAATGTGGATTTGGTGCAGGCGGGCGTGTTCATCACCGTGAACCTGGCCATCGGTCTGGTGACGCCGCCCATCGGCATCAACCTCTATGTGGGCGCGGGCATTGCGGGCGTCAGCGTCTCCAGCCTGGTGAAAAAGGTGGGCCCCTTTGTAATCGGCGGCGCCATTATTCTGCTGTTGCTTACGTTTATCCCGCAGCTCTCGGTCGGAATTCTGCATCTTTTTTAA
- a CDS encoding DctP family TRAP transporter solute-binding subunit, producing MKKLLAMMLACITALSLTACGGNSNDAGSAGDSGDTSASGEVITLKAGMSGNETSPTYIALSEFKRLVEERTDGRYVIEIYTNDQLSSGDQMKAVEMGMNNTIDIEMHAGSLWGTYVPQMQVVSTPFLFSSYEDADKLVLDPESEGYQLIEGWLAEKGVHTLGILEQGFRQLSNSKKEVVTPEDIKGMKFRVPQTAILIDAFDAMGASASPMSFSEVYTALQQGTIDGQENPLSAMVTGKFEEVQKYVTMWNYSYDIFVLNASGKVWDSLSDEDKAIFDECGKEACAAEVVASREADDGFRKTVEDAGVQITDLTAEQQAAFKEACAPVYEKYKDVIGEDVYAAFGYEFS from the coding sequence ATGAAAAAGCTCTTAGCAATGATGTTGGCTTGCATCACAGCGCTTTCGCTCACTGCTTGCGGCGGCAATTCCAACGATGCCGGAAGCGCCGGAGACTCCGGGGATACCTCGGCCAGCGGGGAAGTCATTACGCTGAAGGCCGGCATGAGCGGCAACGAAACCTCTCCTACGTATATCGCTCTTTCCGAGTTTAAGCGGCTGGTGGAGGAGCGCACCGATGGGCGGTATGTCATCGAAATCTACACCAACGACCAGCTCTCCTCCGGCGACCAGATGAAGGCCGTTGAGATGGGCATGAACAATACCATCGACATCGAAATGCACGCCGGCTCCCTGTGGGGAACCTATGTGCCTCAGATGCAGGTAGTCAGCACGCCCTTCCTCTTCTCCAGCTATGAGGATGCCGACAAGCTGGTCCTGGATCCTGAGAGCGAAGGCTATCAGCTGATCGAAGGCTGGCTGGCCGAAAAGGGCGTCCACACCCTGGGCATTCTGGAGCAGGGCTTCCGGCAGCTGTCCAACTCCAAGAAGGAGGTCGTGACCCCCGAGGATATCAAGGGCATGAAGTTCCGCGTGCCTCAGACCGCCATCCTGATCGATGCATTTGACGCGATGGGCGCCAGCGCCTCCCCCATGAGCTTCTCCGAGGTGTATACCGCTCTGCAGCAGGGCACCATTGACGGCCAGGAGAACCCGCTCAGCGCCATGGTGACCGGCAAGTTCGAGGAAGTGCAGAAATACGTCACGATGTGGAATTACTCCTATGATATCTTTGTGCTCAACGCCAGCGGAAAGGTTTGGGACAGCCTGAGCGACGAGGACAAGGCGATCTTTGACGAGTGCGGCAAGGAGGCCTGCGCGGCCGAGGTGGTCGCCTCCCGCGAAGCCGACGACGGCTTCAGAAAGACCGTTGAGGACGCCGGCGTACAGATCACGGATCTGACTGCCGAGCAGCAGGCGGCCTTTAAGGAGGCCTGCGCGCCCGTGTACGAAAAATATAAGGATGTCATTGGCGAAGATGTCTACGCCGCCTTTGGCTACGAGTTTAGCTGA
- a CDS encoding alpha-ketoacid dehydrogenase subunit beta, with the protein MKVTFGKAITDALNEEMRRDSKVVLYGEDIAEFGNIFGLTRGMLEEYGPKRVRNTPITETAIIGSAIGAAETGLRPCVELMYSDFTTVCFAEIFHCVAKWRYMHGPEYKLPLVIRNASGSANGAGSEHSNCVESLFMHAPGLTVVTPSCAYDAKGLLKSAIRSDNPVLFCEPKLLYQSKQEIPDEIYHSDYTIPLGQADVKRQGKDVTLVAVGLMVPRAMEAAQKLAAEGIEVEVVDPRTIAPLDKDTIFASIRKTHRAAVVEESNKTAGIGAELAALFQEELYDELDGPVVRIAALDVPMPYNIPMEHYSIPDVNRIVASIRKMF; encoded by the coding sequence ATGAAAGTCACATTTGGCAAAGCGATCACCGACGCTTTGAACGAGGAGATGCGCAGAGACAGCAAGGTCGTGCTTTACGGAGAGGATATTGCCGAGTTCGGCAACATTTTCGGCCTGACGCGGGGGATGCTGGAGGAGTACGGCCCGAAGCGGGTCCGCAATACGCCCATCACAGAGACGGCGATCATCGGCAGCGCCATCGGCGCGGCGGAGACCGGCCTTCGTCCCTGCGTGGAGCTGATGTACTCCGACTTCACGACCGTCTGCTTTGCCGAGATCTTCCACTGCGTGGCAAAGTGGAGATACATGCACGGCCCGGAATACAAGCTGCCCCTGGTCATCCGCAACGCCTCCGGCAGCGCCAACGGCGCGGGCTCCGAGCACTCCAACTGCGTGGAGAGCCTGTTCATGCACGCCCCCGGCCTGACGGTGGTCACTCCCTCCTGCGCCTATGACGCCAAGGGCCTGCTGAAGTCCGCCATCCGTTCGGACAACCCGGTGCTGTTCTGCGAGCCGAAGCTGCTCTACCAGTCCAAGCAGGAGATCCCCGACGAGATCTATCACAGCGACTACACGATCCCCCTGGGTCAGGCGGACGTAAAGCGCCAGGGCAAGGACGTGACGTTGGTGGCAGTGGGCCTCATGGTCCCCCGGGCAATGGAAGCCGCCCAGAAGCTGGCTGCCGAAGGGATCGAGGTGGAGGTGGTGGATCCCCGTACCATCGCGCCTCTGGACAAGGATACCATCTTTGCCTCTATCCGGAAGACCCACCGGGCGGCGGTCGTAGAAGAGAGCAACAAGACCGCCGGCATCGGCGCCGAGTTGGCCGCGCTGTTCCAGGAAGAGCTGTATGACGAACTGGATGGCCCGGTGGTCAGAATCGCCGCGCTGGATGTTCCCATGCCCTACAACATTCCGATGGAGCACTATTCCATTCCGGACGTCAATCGGATCGTTGCGTCCATCCGCAAGATGTTCTGA
- a CDS encoding thiamine pyrophosphate-dependent dehydrogenase E1 component subunit alpha — translation MKYENDFLLKLYKDLLETRLLEIKMTDLYAESRVPGHIHSGTGQEAAFVGVLATRKPGDYFKLPHRVVSSAYLVGDPLDTFFGEILAKKTGNSGGRGGINHLGRLCDGVLGMSGTLGCDAAIPVGAAMTIEAEGRDNVAFFFVGDGATNRGPVYEAMTLAADWKLPVVFVCINNGFAISTPITYASPVPNVMADKAAGFNMPAVIVDGTDVLDTYEGASKIVEGVRAGNGPAVIECKCYRWRGHFEGDQCAYRDQSVTEKWMQERDCVKNFEQDLVKQGILTDEQIGKMRQDFDREMEEAIARAEAAPEMTADEIYDFLYV, via the coding sequence ATGAAATACGAAAACGACTTTCTGCTGAAACTGTACAAGGATCTTCTGGAGACGCGGCTGCTGGAGATCAAGATGACGGATCTCTATGCCGAGAGCCGGGTCCCCGGCCACATTCACAGCGGCACGGGCCAGGAGGCCGCCTTTGTCGGCGTGCTGGCCACGAGAAAACCCGGCGATTATTTCAAGCTCCCGCACCGCGTCGTCAGTTCCGCGTATCTGGTCGGCGATCCGCTGGATACGTTCTTTGGCGAGATCCTGGCCAAAAAGACCGGCAACTCCGGCGGCCGCGGCGGCATCAACCACCTGGGCAGGCTCTGCGACGGCGTCCTCGGCATGTCGGGCACCCTGGGCTGCGACGCAGCCATCCCCGTGGGCGCGGCCATGACCATCGAGGCGGAGGGCCGGGACAACGTGGCATTCTTCTTTGTGGGAGACGGCGCCACCAACCGCGGCCCCGTCTACGAGGCCATGACCCTGGCCGCGGACTGGAAGCTGCCGGTGGTCTTTGTGTGCATCAACAACGGCTTCGCCATTTCCACCCCCATCACATATGCCTCCCCCGTGCCCAACGTCATGGCCGACAAGGCGGCGGGCTTCAATATGCCCGCCGTGATCGTGGACGGCACCGACGTTCTGGACACCTACGAGGGCGCCTCCAAGATCGTGGAGGGCGTCCGCGCCGGCAACGGTCCCGCCGTGATCGAGTGCAAATGCTACCGCTGGAGAGGCCACTTTGAGGGCGACCAGTGCGCATACCGGGATCAATCCGTTACGGAGAAGTGGATGCAGGAGCGGGACTGCGTGAAGAACTTTGAACAGGACCTGGTCAAGCAGGGCATCTTGACGGACGAGCAGATCGGCAAAATGCGCCAGGACTTCGACCGGGAGATGGAAGAGGCCATTGCAAGAGCAGAGGCTGCTCCTGAGATGACAGCTGATGAGATCTACGATTTCCTTTATGTCTGA
- a CDS encoding 2-oxo acid dehydrogenase subunit E2 → MSVEIVMPRAGLTMVEGTIGTWKAAEGSHVSKGDVIMEYENEKNMIDYEALTSGILHILAQEGDTVKVGDPIGIMAESQAEYDALVKGGAASAPAPEAAPAAASSAPSAGVVEIEMPRAGLTMVEGTITEWKVAEGTQVSKGQAVMEYENEKNSIAYEIVHGGFLHIVAQEGETVKVGAPIAYVTDTKEQYDQLVSGGASAAAAEPEEKGCARNCPTCVHSSTVPDAAPVKGRISASGLAKKMAKEAGIDLAAVAPTGGPNGRRIVAKDIEAYLKNAKPAEAVSAAPAAASDADEVTAIPWVGVRKTIARNMFNSMQQMAQSTCVCEVDATELLALRAELVADQDMLGCKITVNDLLCKMLGKVLPRHPLANATFDGKTLYTHKHVHLSVAVGAEDGLMVPVVKNVDQLSLCEISKKVRDLAARAKSKSLLPDEQSGGTCTITNVGMFPIDIGTPVINPPQTVICGFGRTVRRAVIMMDDTIAPRSMMNVFLTFDHQVLDGLEVGRILKDIQYYIEHPEMILA, encoded by the coding sequence ATGAGTGTTGAAATTGTCATGCCAAGAGCCGGTCTCACCATGGTGGAAGGCACGATCGGCACTTGGAAAGCTGCTGAGGGTTCCCATGTCAGCAAAGGCGACGTGATCATGGAATATGAAAACGAAAAGAACATGATCGACTACGAGGCCCTGACCTCCGGGATCCTGCACATTCTTGCCCAGGAGGGCGACACGGTCAAGGTCGGTGACCCGATCGGCATCATGGCTGAGAGCCAGGCGGAATACGACGCCCTGGTCAAGGGCGGCGCTGCGTCTGCGCCCGCACCCGAGGCCGCGCCTGCCGCAGCCAGCTCCGCGCCTTCCGCCGGCGTCGTTGAGATCGAAATGCCCCGCGCGGGACTGACCATGGTCGAAGGCACGATCACAGAGTGGAAGGTCGCTGAGGGCACGCAGGTGTCCAAGGGACAGGCCGTCATGGAATATGAAAACGAGAAAAACTCCATTGCCTACGAGATCGTGCACGGCGGATTCCTCCACATCGTGGCGCAGGAGGGAGAAACCGTAAAGGTAGGCGCCCCCATCGCCTACGTAACGGACACCAAAGAGCAGTACGACCAGCTGGTGAGCGGCGGCGCTTCCGCGGCGGCCGCCGAGCCGGAGGAAAAGGGCTGCGCCAGAAACTGCCCCACCTGCGTCCACAGCAGCACCGTTCCGGATGCCGCCCCCGTCAAGGGCCGCATCAGCGCCTCGGGCCTGGCCAAGAAGATGGCGAAGGAGGCCGGCATTGATCTGGCTGCCGTCGCGCCCACGGGCGGCCCCAACGGCCGGCGCATCGTTGCAAAGGACATCGAGGCGTATTTGAAGAACGCAAAGCCGGCAGAGGCAGTCTCCGCCGCTCCCGCCGCGGCTTCTGACGCGGATGAGGTCACGGCGATCCCCTGGGTCGGCGTGCGCAAAACCATCGCCCGCAACATGTTCAACAGCATGCAGCAGATGGCGCAGAGCACCTGTGTCTGTGAAGTCGACGCGACGGAGCTGCTGGCGCTGCGGGCAGAGCTGGTGGCGGATCAGGATATGCTTGGCTGCAAGATCACCGTAAACGACCTTCTCTGCAAGATGCTGGGCAAGGTCCTGCCGAGACACCCTCTGGCAAACGCCACCTTTGACGGCAAGACCCTCTATACGCACAAGCACGTGCATCTCTCCGTGGCGGTGGGCGCAGAGGATGGCCTGATGGTTCCGGTGGTCAAAAACGTGGATCAGCTGAGCCTGTGTGAGATCAGCAAAAAGGTAAGAGACCTGGCCGCCCGGGCCAAGAGCAAGTCCTTGCTGCCGGACGAGCAGAGCGGCGGCACCTGCACCATCACCAACGTGGGCATGTTCCCCATTGACATCGGCACCCCGGTCATCAATCCCCCTCAGACGGTGATCTGCGGATTCGGGCGCACCGTGCGGCGGGCCGTTATCATGATGGACGACACCATCGCCCCGCGTTCCATGATGAACGTATTCCTGACATTTGACCATCAGGTCCTGGATGGCCTGGAAGTGGGCCGGATCCTTAAGGACATCCAGTATTACATCGAGCATCCGGAGATGATTTTGGCTTAA
- a CDS encoding helix-turn-helix transcriptional regulator: MAKTKQKINPKSAERLKQLYIEHDVTQFWLSQETGISQNTLSRIANRKTALSYKVACDIAKAIPGVSPYWLMGESDYPSGKDEMIAKVKKTHNSAKIRYDFMQYIFENSGYNFKYLSKSSEIPGVKLEEDFYGTMEGDLVVSCITIGEFRNLVSEMENYASYLVQKTVEQGKSRVAQPFRLPKDTEGG; this comes from the coding sequence ATGGCCAAAACAAAGCAGAAAATTAACCCTAAAAGCGCAGAACGGTTGAAACAGTTGTATATTGAACATGATGTCACGCAATTTTGGCTCTCACAGGAGACTGGTATATCGCAAAATACACTATCACGCATAGCAAATAGGAAAACGGCTTTAAGTTATAAAGTGGCTTGCGATATTGCTAAGGCTATCCCTGGTGTCAGTCCTTATTGGCTTATGGGAGAAAGCGATTATCCGTCAGGCAAAGATGAAATGATTGCTAAAGTAAAAAAAACTCACAATAGCGCGAAAATTCGATATGATTTTATGCAATATATATTCGAAAATAGCGGTTACAATTTTAAGTACCTGTCAAAAAGTAGTGAGATACCAGGAGTTAAACTGGAGGAAGATTTCTATGGTACTATGGAGGGCGACTTGGTCGTATCTTGTATAACCATTGGTGAGTTCAGAAACTTGGTAAGTGAAATGGAAAACTACGCATCTTACCTTGTTCAAAAGACTGTTGAGCAAGGCAAAAGCCGCGTTGCCCAGCCGTTTCGCTTACCCAAAGATACAGAGGGGGGCTGA
- a CDS encoding tyrosine-type recombinase/integrase: MVSYSIRVHRGRGMDGKQLKPWTATFEVSPTWTEKSARKKAEAFAATFEKECREGVTSDSRQKFAAYCDYVIGLKEQRGAKHSTIVRYKELTGRIYPQIGHIKLRELRADHLNDLYTQLAKPGAGKGNSRATAKVDLAALLKEKKLTRSELSQRAGVPLRAVYSAVKGEQVSKEAAEAISNTLGVNAFKVEESTRSLSAKTILEHHRLISTVLEQAVKEGLVPFNVASRATLPKAEHKEVNYFQPEQVAAIRDALEQESIKWKMLVHLLLITGARRGEVLGLKWDKVDFEGNRIYICNSILYSPDIGIYESTPKTERSRRYITLPVETMQLLRQYRAWQAEERLRLGEYYQNQDFVFSQDNGKPIHPDSVTDYLKKFSKRHGLPHINAHAFRHTMASMLYFNGVDSVSISKRLGHAQVSTTANIYAHVMEEADQRNADILSSIFLKKA; encoded by the coding sequence TTGGTTTCCTATTCCATCCGGGTACATCGTGGCCGGGGAATGGACGGTAAGCAATTGAAACCCTGGACGGCCACTTTTGAGGTGTCTCCCACCTGGACAGAAAAGAGCGCAAGAAAAAAGGCCGAGGCTTTCGCCGCGACCTTTGAGAAAGAATGCAGGGAGGGCGTTACCTCTGACAGCCGCCAAAAGTTCGCCGCTTACTGTGATTATGTAATTGGATTAAAAGAACAGCGTGGTGCAAAGCACTCCACCATCGTGAGATACAAGGAGCTGACAGGCCGGATTTATCCGCAGATAGGACATATCAAGCTGCGGGAACTGCGGGCCGACCACCTGAATGATTTATATACCCAACTTGCCAAACCGGGAGCAGGAAAAGGAAACAGCAGGGCCACAGCAAAAGTGGATCTTGCAGCACTGCTAAAGGAAAAGAAACTCACTCGCTCGGAGCTATCCCAGCGGGCGGGTGTTCCGCTCCGCGCCGTTTACTCCGCCGTGAAAGGTGAACAGGTCAGCAAAGAGGCGGCGGAGGCCATTTCTAACACCCTGGGCGTGAACGCTTTCAAAGTGGAGGAAAGCACCCGTTCCCTCTCTGCAAAAACCATCCTGGAGCATCACAGGCTGATCTCCACAGTGCTGGAGCAGGCGGTGAAGGAGGGCCTTGTCCCGTTCAACGTCGCCAGCCGTGCCACACTGCCGAAAGCAGAACATAAGGAAGTGAATTACTTCCAGCCGGAACAGGTGGCGGCGATCCGGGACGCATTGGAGCAGGAATCCATAAAGTGGAAAATGCTTGTCCACCTGCTGCTTATTACCGGCGCACGGCGTGGGGAAGTGCTGGGGCTGAAATGGGACAAGGTGGACTTTGAAGGGAACAGGATCTATATTTGCAACAGCATCCTTTACTCCCCGGATATTGGCATCTATGAGAGTACGCCTAAAACGGAACGATCCCGGCGGTACATCACTCTGCCTGTGGAGACCATGCAGCTGCTCCGCCAATATCGGGCCTGGCAAGCAGAGGAGCGGCTGCGGTTGGGGGAGTATTACCAGAATCAGGACTTTGTATTTTCACAGGACAACGGCAAGCCCATACACCCGGACAGCGTGACCGACTATCTCAAAAAGTTCAGCAAGCGCCACGGACTCCCGCACATCAACGCCCATGCCTTTCGGCATACAATGGCCTCCATGCTGTATTTTAATGGGGTGGACTCTGTGAGCATTTCCAAACGGCTGGGACACGCCCAGGTCAGCACCACGGCCAACATTTACGCCCATGTGATGGAGGAGGCCGACCAGCGCAACGCCGACATTCTGTCCAGCATCTTTTTGAAAAAGGCTTGA
- the lpdA gene encoding dihydrolipoyl dehydrogenase: MKIAVVGGGPGGYVAAIRAAQLGASVTLVEKQHLGGTCLNIGCIPTKCLLHSAELLADIKEQGKAIGVEASDVRINFPQVIQHKNEVSKKLTSGIASLLKANKIKKIDGEAYFLGAKKMSVLKNDGTEEPLDADAYILATGSANSVPPIPGIKDNPNCIDSTGALSLKELPKSMVVIGGGVIGLELACAYAAFGTKVTVVEAMDHMLPMLDGDLTKIGVAHMKKMGIEFYLECPVQSVAANPAGAEVVCKSKDNQTIRFVAEKVLVAVGRHANTDSLRLDAGGIKHEKGRILVNEKMETSVPGIYAIGDCVKGYAQLAHTASAMGEVAAENIMGLSAAYDERTNPTCVYMEPEAASVGLTEEQAKARGIDYTVGKFPMSANGKALILNGGEGLVKIIAGKQYGEVLGMHIIGPRATDLIAEGALAISVEATLDELISTIHSHPTVTETMREAALDAEGRAIHMVSRR; the protein is encoded by the coding sequence ATGAAAATTGCTGTTGTTGGAGGCGGTCCCGGCGGCTATGTTGCCGCCATCCGGGCCGCCCAGTTGGGGGCAAGCGTAACGCTGGTGGAAAAGCAGCATCTCGGCGGAACCTGCCTGAATATCGGCTGCATCCCCACCAAGTGCCTGCTCCACAGCGCGGAGCTTTTAGCGGATATCAAGGAGCAGGGAAAAGCGATCGGCGTCGAGGCGTCCGATGTGCGGATAAATTTCCCCCAGGTCATTCAGCACAAGAATGAGGTCTCCAAAAAGCTGACCAGCGGAATCGCAAGCCTGCTGAAAGCCAACAAGATCAAAAAAATCGACGGCGAAGCGTATTTCCTGGGCGCCAAGAAAATGAGCGTTCTGAAAAACGACGGCACCGAGGAGCCGCTGGATGCGGACGCATATATTCTGGCCACCGGCTCCGCGAACTCCGTGCCGCCCATCCCCGGCATCAAGGATAATCCCAACTGCATCGATTCCACCGGTGCGCTGAGCCTGAAAGAACTGCCCAAGTCCATGGTGGTCATCGGCGGCGGCGTCATCGGCCTGGAGCTGGCCTGCGCCTACGCCGCTTTCGGCACCAAGGTGACCGTGGTGGAAGCCATGGACCATATGCTGCCCATGCTGGACGGCGATCTGACCAAAATCGGCGTTGCCCACATGAAAAAAATGGGGATCGAGTTTTATCTGGAGTGCCCCGTTCAGTCTGTGGCGGCCAATCCGGCGGGCGCGGAGGTCGTGTGCAAGAGCAAGGACAACCAGACGATCCGTTTCGTGGCGGAGAAGGTGCTGGTGGCTGTGGGACGCCATGCCAACACAGATTCCCTGCGTCTGGATGCAGGCGGCATCAAGCATGAAAAGGGCCGTATCCTGGTCAATGAAAAGATGGAGACCAGCGTGCCCGGCATCTATGCCATCGGCGACTGCGTGAAGGGCTACGCCCAGCTGGCCCATACAGCCAGCGCCATGGGGGAGGTCGCCGCGGAGAATATTATGGGTCTTTCCGCCGCATACGACGAACGCACAAATCCCACCTGCGTGTACATGGAGCCGGAGGCGGCGTCCGTGGGGCTCACGGAGGAGCAGGCAAAGGCCCGCGGGATCGACTACACCGTCGGTAAATTCCCCATGTCCGCAAACGGAAAGGCACTCATTCTCAACGGCGGAGAGGGGCTTGTCAAAATCATTGCCGGAAAGCAGTACGGCGAAGTCCTTGGCATGCACATCATCGGCCCGCGGGCAACCGATCTCATCGCGGAAGGCGCCCTGGCCATCAGCGTGGAGGCCACTCTGGACGAGCTGATCTCCACCATTCACAGCCACCCGACGGTCACCGAAACCATGCGGGAGGCTGCGTTGGATGCGGAGGGCCGGGCCATACACATGGTTTCGCGCCGCTGA
- a CDS encoding Crp/Fnr family transcriptional regulator: protein MGESPENNSLFFKNIFLSYGSKRFLEKNSYLLERGSPANELWYITQGTVRAFCTGYDGEDITLFYVSENNIIYLESLIPNSVIIQDAQAITPVSFYALSSEKFFQFVKPDMPAFQNMFSHMLSRIILLHEYILCSHFRESSKRVAYLLYAHYKRSGPVIPYTHEQIAAITGINRISANRILNGFAKEKIISLGYRHIKILSPSQLSEIFNSIGSFSRSQE, encoded by the coding sequence ATGGGAGAGTCGCCGGAGAATAACAGCCTCTTTTTTAAAAACATTTTCCTGTCATATGGATCCAAACGATTCCTGGAAAAAAACTCATATTTGCTGGAACGCGGGAGCCCTGCCAATGAGCTCTGGTATATCACGCAGGGAACCGTTCGAGCTTTTTGCACAGGCTATGACGGGGAGGATATCACCCTGTTTTATGTGTCGGAAAACAATATCATATATTTGGAGTCGCTGATTCCAAACTCCGTGATTATCCAGGATGCGCAGGCAATCACTCCTGTTAGCTTTTACGCGCTTTCCTCGGAAAAGTTTTTTCAGTTTGTAAAGCCGGATATGCCGGCTTTTCAAAATATGTTTTCTCATATGCTCAGCCGCATTATCCTGCTTCATGAATATATTCTTTGTTCTCATTTTAGGGAGAGCAGCAAACGAGTGGCCTATCTTCTCTATGCACATTACAAACGGTCCGGTCCTGTTATCCCTTACACGCACGAGCAGATAGCCGCTATAACCGGTATCAACCGTATTTCTGCGAATCGCATTTTGAACGGATTTGCAAAGGAAAAGATCATTTCCTTGGGTTATCGACATATTAAGATCCTTTCGCCATCCCAGTTATCTGAGATTTTCAATTCCATTGGATCCTTTTCCCGGAGCCAGGAATAG